One Nostoc punctiforme PCC 73102 DNA window includes the following coding sequences:
- a CDS encoding type I polyketide synthase — protein MSSEKTGLEVAIIGLAGRFPGAKNIEEFWRNLQDGVESVKFFSDEELLAAGIEPALLSQSNYVKAGAILNDIEMFDAAFFGYTPREAEILNPQHRLFLECADEALENAAYNPQTYKSPIGVYAAVGKNDYLLDNIYPNSDLIEAVGVSPILIANGDYLSTLVSYKLDLSGASITVQTACSSSLVAVHLACQGLLSGDCEMALAGGVSIRLPQMSGYIYQEGGIVSVDGHCRTFDAKAKGAVGGNGLGIVVLKRLENAIKDGDRIYAVIKGSAINNDGAQKIGYTAPGVEGQANVILAAQATSEIAAETITYIEAHGTATPLGDPIELEALTQAFRTSTAKKGFCAIGSLKTNMGHLDAAAGVAGLIKTTLALQHKVIPASLNFEQPNSKIDFANSPFYVNTKLSKWDSVNTPRRSGVSSFGIGGTNAHLILEESPLLEQEDRGAEEQGRKYHLLIVSAKTDSALETMTVNLAEYLQQHPDINLADVVHTLQVGRRTYNHRRMLVCRNLESAIIGLKASEPSQYLTTFQEKTQRPVTFLFPGQGSQYVNMARELYEVEPTFQTEFDHCAQLLLINFGLDLHRLLYPEASVQETAQAQLQQTHLTQPALFVIEYALAKLWMSWGIKPQAMIGHSIGEYVAACLAGVFSLEDGLTLVITRAKLMQELPKGAMLAVPLPESEIKPLLNEQLSLAAINAPSQCVVSGLADAIATLQNQLTKKGVDCRLLHTSHAFHSTMMEPICAALTEQIAEIQLHSPQIPYISNVTGTWITPSVATDPNYWTKHLRQPVLFNQGVEELLQESDRVFLEVGPGRTLSTFIQQHSDKNTGITALASLRHPRDESSDVAFLQNTLGQLWLAGVEVDWSGLYIHERRQRLALPTYPFERQRYWLDAPNSAEIPSSPQLLPNKKLDISKWLYIPSWKRTVSPSRRHSSPGCTLVFSDDCGLGLGIVRQLELEGETVITLKVGSEFHQISERLYSLNPKNHQDYDTLLQELHRQGLQPQKIIHLWSVTENYTPELEIAEFDKAQETGFYSLLFLAQTLAKHHVIDELQITVVSNNVQQVTGVDIVCPAKATILGPVKVIPQEYPNITCRNIDIIIPKSSQDKLVEQIVAELTCDNLDKVIAYRGYHRLVQTFEPVQWDESVVGTPRLREKGVYLITGGLGKISLLLAEHLAKTVQGNLILIGRSPFPAKDSWEQWLVNHDHTDSISQKIQKLIEIESFGGKVLIINADVSNQQQMQAAIDLAKEKYGRVNGVIHAVAIADSFHAIEQTSYQECLQQFQPKIHGLLVLEKIFQNQKLDFCLLLSSLSSILGGLGFVAYSAANNFLDIFAHKYNPNNSIPWISINWDAWQFDSEPKITGNLAELALNPQEGIKIFQYIFSQPDVNQWVVSTGNLQARIDQWIQLKILGNRKDLKSASSITHHARPNLRNAYIAPSNEIEKCLVNIWQDLLGIEPIGIEDNFFELGGNSLTAIQIISRLREIYLIDLPVNDFFETPKIISLTETIFQAQIANADSEILAQALADLAKLSDEDVQKLLAAE, from the coding sequence ATGAGTAGTGAAAAAACAGGTTTAGAAGTAGCCATTATTGGCCTAGCCGGTCGGTTTCCCGGAGCTAAAAATATTGAAGAATTTTGGCGTAATCTGCAAGATGGTGTCGAATCTGTAAAATTTTTCTCCGATGAAGAATTGCTGGCTGCGGGGATTGAACCAGCTTTATTAAGTCAATCCAACTATGTCAAAGCTGGGGCGATATTAAATGACATTGAGATGTTTGACGCAGCTTTCTTTGGCTATACCCCCAGAGAAGCAGAAATCTTAAACCCCCAACACCGTCTGTTTTTAGAGTGTGCTGATGAAGCTTTAGAAAACGCTGCCTACAATCCACAAACTTATAAAAGTCCTATTGGTGTTTACGCTGCCGTCGGTAAAAATGACTATTTACTAGATAACATCTATCCAAACAGTGACTTAATCGAAGCTGTGGGAGTTTCACCGATTTTAATTGCCAATGGTGATTATCTCAGCACCCTTGTTTCATATAAATTAGACCTTTCTGGTGCAAGTATTACTGTTCAAACTGCTTGCTCTTCCTCTTTAGTGGCAGTTCACTTAGCTTGTCAAGGGTTGTTAAGTGGCGATTGTGAAATGGCTCTGGCTGGTGGTGTTTCTATTCGATTACCACAAATGAGTGGCTATATTTATCAAGAAGGGGGCATTGTTTCCGTTGATGGTCATTGTCGGACTTTTGATGCCAAAGCTAAAGGAGCAGTTGGCGGTAATGGTTTGGGGATTGTGGTACTCAAACGTTTAGAAAATGCGATCAAAGATGGCGATCGCATTTATGCTGTAATTAAAGGCTCGGCAATCAATAATGATGGAGCGCAAAAAATTGGTTACACTGCTCCGGGAGTAGAAGGGCAAGCAAATGTGATTCTTGCGGCTCAAGCTACATCTGAGATTGCAGCTGAGACAATCACCTACATTGAAGCACATGGCACAGCTACACCTTTGGGCGACCCTATTGAACTAGAAGCTTTAACTCAGGCTTTCCGTACTAGTACTGCTAAAAAAGGTTTCTGTGCGATTGGTTCCCTCAAAACAAATATGGGACATTTAGATGCAGCTGCGGGGGTTGCGGGGTTGATTAAAACGACTCTGGCACTGCAACACAAAGTGATTCCAGCTAGTTTGAACTTTGAGCAACCTAATTCTAAAATTGACTTTGCCAACAGTCCCTTTTACGTTAATACTAAGTTATCAAAGTGGGATTCTGTTAATACTCCCCGGCGGTCGGGTGTTAGCTCCTTTGGAATTGGCGGAACCAACGCCCATCTGATTCTCGAAGAAAGCCCTTTGTTAGAGCAGGAGGATAGGGGAGCAGAGGAGCAGGGGAGAAAATATCATCTGTTGATTGTTTCGGCCAAAACTGATTCAGCTTTGGAAACAATGACCGTAAATTTGGCTGAATATTTGCAACAACATCCAGATATTAACTTAGCTGATGTTGTACATACCCTGCAAGTAGGTCGCAGAACTTATAATCATCGGCGGATGTTAGTGTGTCGCAATTTAGAGTCAGCAATAATTGGACTCAAAGCATCAGAGCCGAGCCAGTACTTAACAACTTTCCAAGAAAAAACCCAAAGACCAGTAACTTTTTTGTTTCCCGGTCAAGGTTCCCAATATGTAAATATGGCAAGGGAACTTTACGAAGTAGAGCCAACTTTTCAAACAGAATTTGACCATTGCGCCCAATTACTGCTAATCAACTTTGGGCTTGATTTACATAGGTTATTATATCCAGAAGCCAGCGTTCAAGAAACAGCCCAAGCACAATTACAACAAACTCATTTAACTCAGCCTGCGTTGTTTGTGATTGAATATGCCCTAGCAAAACTTTGGATGTCTTGGGGTATCAAGCCACAAGCAATGATTGGTCATAGCATCGGCGAATATGTGGCTGCTTGTTTGGCAGGTGTGTTTTCCTTAGAAGATGGCTTAACACTGGTAATTACCCGTGCAAAGCTAATGCAGGAATTACCTAAAGGGGCAATGCTGGCTGTTCCCTTACCAGAGTCGGAAATTAAACCCTTATTAAACGAGCAACTATCATTAGCAGCAATTAATGCACCATCTCAATGTGTAGTTTCTGGGCTTGCAGATGCGATCGCTACTTTACAAAACCAGCTTACCAAAAAAGGGGTAGATTGTCGTCTTCTGCATACATCTCACGCTTTTCATTCAACGATGATGGAGCCAATCTGTGCAGCTTTGACTGAGCAGATTGCTGAAATTCAACTCCACTCACCGCAGATTCCCTACATATCCAATGTTACTGGTACTTGGATTACTCCAAGCGTTGCAACAGACCCCAACTATTGGACAAAACATCTGCGGCAGCCAGTATTATTTAATCAAGGTGTGGAAGAATTATTGCAAGAGAGTGATCGCGTTTTTCTCGAAGTGGGGCCTGGTCGGACATTAAGTACTTTTATTCAGCAACACAGTGACAAAAATACTGGAATAACAGCGCTGGCTTCCTTACGCCATCCACGAGATGAAAGTTCCGATGTCGCATTTTTACAGAACACCTTGGGACAACTTTGGTTAGCAGGTGTTGAGGTAGATTGGTCTGGTTTGTACATTCATGAACGCCGCCAGCGTTTAGCTTTACCAACCTATCCTTTTGAACGTCAGCGTTATTGGCTTGATGCTCCCAACTCAGCAGAGATTCCTAGTTCTCCTCAGTTGCTACCTAACAAAAAACTGGATATTAGCAAATGGTTATACATTCCTTCTTGGAAACGTACAGTTTCCCCAAGCCGCCGCCACAGTTCACCTGGTTGCACTTTAGTATTTAGTGATGATTGTGGTTTGGGTTTAGGTATTGTGAGACAATTAGAACTTGAGGGAGAGACAGTGATTACTCTCAAGGTTGGCTCAGAGTTTCATCAGATTAGCGAGCGCCTCTACAGCTTAAATCCAAAAAATCATCAAGATTATGATACTTTGCTCCAAGAACTTCATCGGCAGGGCTTGCAACCTCAAAAAATTATTCATCTATGGAGTGTCACCGAAAACTATACCCCAGAATTAGAAATTGCAGAATTTGACAAAGCTCAGGAAACAGGGTTTTACAGCTTACTATTTCTCGCCCAAACATTAGCAAAACATCATGTAATTGATGAATTACAAATTACTGTTGTATCTAATAATGTGCAACAAGTTACAGGCGTTGACATAGTGTGTCCAGCAAAGGCAACTATACTCGGCCCTGTGAAAGTTATTCCTCAAGAATATCCAAATATTACTTGCCGCAATATTGATATTATCATTCCTAAATCTTCTCAGGATAAACTCGTAGAGCAAATCGTCGCCGAATTGACTTGTGATAACTTAGATAAAGTCATCGCTTATCGTGGTTATCATCGTTTGGTGCAAACTTTCGAGCCAGTACAATGGGATGAATCTGTAGTAGGAACACCAAGATTAAGAGAAAAAGGAGTCTATTTAATTACAGGTGGCTTAGGAAAAATTAGCCTTTTATTAGCAGAGCATTTAGCAAAAACTGTACAGGGTAATTTAATTTTGATTGGGCGTTCTCCTTTCCCAGCAAAAGATAGTTGGGAGCAATGGTTAGTTAATCACGATCATACTGATAGTATTAGCCAAAAAATTCAAAAACTAATAGAAATCGAATCTTTCGGTGGCAAAGTTTTAATCATCAATGCCGATGTGAGTAATCAGCAACAAATGCAAGCAGCGATCGACCTAGCTAAAGAGAAATATGGTAGAGTCAATGGAGTAATTCATGCCGTTGCGATCGCTGATTCATTCCATGCTATAGAACAAACATCTTATCAAGAGTGTTTGCAGCAATTTCAACCTAAAATTCATGGACTTTTAGTATTAGAGAAGATTTTCCAAAACCAAAAACTAGACTTTTGTCTTTTGCTTTCTTCTTTATCATCAATTTTAGGAGGATTAGGATTTGTCGCCTATTCTGCCGCAAATAACTTTTTAGATATTTTCGCTCATAAATATAACCCAAACAACTCTATACCCTGGATTAGCATTAACTGGGATGCTTGGCAATTCGATTCAGAGCCAAAAATAACCGGAAATTTAGCAGAGTTAGCACTAAATCCCCAAGAAGGAATCAAAATATTTCAATATATTTTCTCTCAACCTGATGTTAATCAGTGGGTTGTTTCTACTGGGAACCTGCAAGCTAGAATTGACCAATGGATTCAACTTAAAATCTTAGGTAATCGGAAAGATTTAAAATCAGCATCTTCAATTACCCATCATGCCAGACCAAACTTACGAAATGCTTATATTGCTCCTAGCAATGAAATTGAAAAATGCCTTGTTAATATTTGGCAAGATTTACTAGGTATAGAACCTATAGGCATAGAAGATAACTTTTTTGAATTGGGAGGAAATTCTCTTACAGCTATCCAAATCATTTCTCGATTACGAGAGATATACCTGATAGACTTACCTGTAAATGATTTTTTTGAAACACCTAAAATCATCAGTTTAACCGAGACAATTTTTCAAGCTCAAATTGCCAATGCCGATAGTGAGATATTAGCCCAGGCATTAGCAGACTTAGCCAAACTCTCTGATGAAGATGTTCAAAAACTACTTGCGGCAGAATAA